CAGCTTGAGCACGGCGTAGGTCTCCTTGCGCAGGTCCGTGTTGAAGCCGTGAATCAAGCGCTTGAACTTGGTCCCATCCACCCGGCAGAAACCAAAGCGCGTCCCCGCGCTGGTCTGCTGCGTCGCCCCCACCCAGCCCCAGGTGTAGTTGTTGTTATTCTTGTCCTCGTCATCCATGTAGATCTGGATGTACTCACTGCCCGCGGGGCAGCCCCACGGCTTCTTCGGAATCACGCCGACGTCCTGGGCGCCCAGGCTCTTCAGGCCGCTCTTCGCTCCGTCGGAGACGTCCGCGCCGGGGCAGTGCGTCTTGGACATGGCCGAGTCCACCTCGTAGCACCGGCCGGCCTCGCAGTAGATGCCGTCGCGGCACGTGCCGGGCTCGGCCGGGAGCGCCGGAGCCTTGCAGTCCTTGAGCGTGGCGCCCGCGCACATGGCCCGCGACACGGCGGAGTCGGCCGCGTGGCACTGGCCCTCCTCGCTGGTGGGGTTGTCGCAATACGCCCCGTCCAGGCACGAGCCGAGGCCGGCGCGGGTATCCGCGAGCTTGCACTCGCACAGCGCCTGCGAGGGGCCGGAGTCGAGGGGCTGGCAGCCGCAGCTGTCACACCACTCGCCACCGACGCACGCGCCCACGCCACAGCCGCCCGCGGGAGGCTCGCAGGCCGCTCCCATCTTCGCGCCGCCGCACATCACCTGCGAGACGGGCGAGCTGGGCGGGTGACACCCCGCGGAGTCACCACAGCCACTGCCCTCACAGTAGGAACCCTCGGAACACTTCCCCACGCCACAGACGGGGTTGATGAGGCCGCAGGCACAGGCGAACTCGGAGATGGGCGACTCGGGCGCGTAGCACCGGGTGCCGTCGCAATAGCTCTTGCCGACACAGCCCTCGGGGATGACGGCCTGCTCGGCCGCGGCGGCGGGCGTGGACCCGAGCAGCGCGAAGACGAGGAGCGGCGTGAGGAGGAACAAACGAGATGACATGGGAATGGGTGGCTCCGTCGAAGGTGAGCGCGGGCGATGAGCACGCCCCATGCCATCGGCGCACCGCCCGCCAGGCGGGTCCGCGCGGACACGGCTGTGACCTCCCCCGTCACAAAGCACGCGGCGCAGTGACGGCGGACGCCACACGGGGCCGCCGCGGCGGGCCTACCGGCGTCCCCTTCCCACGCTCCCGGGTGGCCCGCAAAAGCAAGCGCCCCGGCCACCCTCTCGGGCAACCGGGGCGCTGCTCACGCGCTGCCCGGAGGCAGCGCGTCAGCCGGAGGGGCTTGGGACGGCCCCCTCCGCGTCAGCTCAGTTGAACGTGGTGATGAGCGAGACGTTGGTGAAGCCGCCCTTCGCGCCGAACACCTGGATGTAGTACTTGCCCGGCTCGAAGCCGTTCAGGTTGCAGTTCTCCGTGCTGTGCTCGTTCACGCCACGGCAGTCGTAGGAGCCGAAGCCCGGGGCCGCCGCGCGCTGCACGTAGAGGTCCGCGTTGCCCGCGCCGTTCTTCAGCCGCACGTGGATGTTGCGGGTGCCGCCGTTGGTGCGCTCGGGAATCTGGACCGTGAACACCTGCGAGGAGCCCGCGGCGCCGGACAGGCCGGAGATCTCCACGCCCGGCTCGATGGGCACGAAGCCGCCGTCCCAGGTCACCACCAGCGACACGCCGGTGTAGGCGCTGAAGCCGTTCAGCATCACGTACCAGAGGCCCTGGCCCGGAGCCGGGAAGGTGCACACCTCGTTGTTGCCCGAGCTGTACGGACGGCAGTCGTAGGAGGTCGCCGTGGGGGCGTTGAGGTAGCGCACGTACAGGTCCGCGTCACCCGTGCCACCGGACATGGTGAACTTCAGGTTCGTCGCGCCCTCGGGCACCGTCACGGAGAAGTACTGCTTCGCGCCGCGAGCACCGGACAGGTTGGTGGCCGGCACGTTCCGCTCGATGGGGAGGTTGACCGGGGGAGGAATCGGCACGCCCACGCCGACCGCCTTCCACGCGTTGCCCACCGAGGCGATGGTGGCGGCGTCGTAGCCCAGCTGCGCGGCAGCCTGCTCCGTGGCCGTCTTGGCGT
Above is a genomic segment from Pyxidicoccus trucidator containing:
- a CDS encoding PPC domain-containing protein — encoded protein: SQGGTHPRAKTTQVVAGIGIEKAARIFYKANVDLLLPSSNFENAKTATEQAAAQLGYDAATIASVGNAWKAVGVGVPIPPPVNLPIERNVPATNLSGARGAKQYFSVTVPEGATNLKFTMSGGTGDADLYVRYLNAPTATSYDCRPYSSGNNEVCTFPAPGQGLWYVMLNGFSAYTGVSLVVTWDGGFVPIEPGVEISGLSGAAGSSQVFTVQIPERTNGGTRNIHVRLKNGAGNADLYVQRAAAPGFGSYDCRGVNEHSTENCNLNGFEPGKYYIQVFGAKGGFTNVSLITTFN